From Candidatus Nomurabacteria bacterium, one genomic window encodes:
- a CDS encoding trypsin-like peptidase domain-containing protein, with translation MESEQIAKTALISSVITLLIIGTTGYALRSQISDYFQTPASHTVASRTEIVQEDSKVVSTIELVNDAVVSVVVTKDVPVYERYYESYDPFGFFGGFSVPRVRENGTEEREVGGGSGFIVSNDGMIVTNRHVVDDEEAKYTVLLNDGTSYKVEVLARDPQLDIAILKITDPLESALTFVRFGDSESLRLGETVIAIGNALAEFRNSVSVGVISGLSRSIVASDSLGHSEQLDEVIQTDAAINPGNSGGPLLNLNGEVIGVNVATSRGADNIGFALPSHVVRSVVDSVREHGEIVRPFLGVRYAMVTDRMIELNDLPVDHGALVVRGQSADELAVLPGSPADKAGIVENTIILSIDGEELRDTDLATVLRGKEVGQEVELLLWQDGEERTVRVTLRRTP, from the coding sequence ATGGAGTCAGAGCAGATCGCAAAGACAGCGCTCATCAGTAGCGTCATTACACTTTTGATCATTGGTACTACTGGGTATGCGCTTCGTAGTCAGATCAGTGATTATTTTCAGACTCCGGCTTCTCATACAGTGGCAAGTAGAACAGAGATCGTGCAAGAGGACAGTAAGGTAGTCTCGACCATCGAGCTGGTCAATGACGCAGTGGTTTCGGTCGTTGTCACCAAGGATGTGCCAGTATACGAACGATACTATGAATCGTATGACCCGTTTGGGTTCTTCGGGGGCTTTAGTGTGCCACGGGTGCGTGAAAATGGCACTGAAGAACGAGAGGTTGGTGGTGGGTCAGGTTTTATTGTAAGTAACGACGGGATGATCGTTACGAACCGTCATGTCGTTGATGATGAAGAGGCGAAGTATACCGTCCTTCTTAACGATGGAACGTCATACAAAGTGGAGGTGCTCGCGCGTGATCCGCAGCTCGATATTGCTATCCTTAAGATCACCGATCCGCTCGAAAGCGCGCTTACATTCGTGCGTTTTGGTGATTCTGAGTCATTACGTCTTGGTGAGACAGTCATTGCTATTGGTAATGCGCTTGCTGAGTTTCGCAACTCAGTATCGGTCGGTGTGATCTCAGGTCTGTCACGATCGATCGTGGCGAGCGATAGTCTTGGACACAGTGAACAGCTGGATGAAGTCATTCAGACTGACGCTGCGATCAATCCTGGAAACTCAGGTGGACCGTTGCTTAACTTGAACGGGGAAGTGATCGGTGTGAATGTGGCAACCTCACGAGGTGCAGATAACATCGGTTTTGCATTGCCGTCACACGTGGTCAGATCAGTGGTAGATTCAGTGCGTGAACACGGCGAGATCGTGCGTCCGTTTCTGGGAGTGCGGTATGCAATGGTGACTGATCGTATGATCGAGCTAAACGATCTGCCTGTAGATCATGGGGCGCTCGTGGTCCGTGGTCAATCTGCTGACGAGTTGGCGGTCTTGCCAGGATCTCCAGCCGACAAAGCAGGAATTGTTGAGAATACGATCATTCTGTCGATCGATGGCGAAGAGTTGCGAGATACTGATCTAGCGACAGTATTGCGTGGTAAAGAAGTGGGGCAGGAGGTCGAGTTGCTGCTCTGGCAGGACGGGGAAGAACGCACAGTACGGGTTACTCTTCGGCGTACGCCATAA
- a CDS encoding DUF389 domain-containing protein: MSVIARFRALPDKDKAALIRKLVQNGTPDFDYFYLIGLSTLMATLGLLLDSSSIVIGSMLIAPLMYPILGVSLGLVMMNNNIKLVQRALSTLLKSLGAGLLLSVVAAALFGTSDPGMFTTAEVMARTEPHFLHLIVAVVAGAAVAYMLARPEWNDALPGVAIAVALVPPLATVGVGIAALDMTIIAGAAMILILNLFGIILTAMLIFQLMNLSEKEHIAESTVKREEEKLEEENKVIAEVTEQITEQKTMEKRVIKEDITAS, translated from the coding sequence ATGTCTGTAATTGCACGCTTTAGAGCTTTGCCCGACAAGGACAAGGCTGCTCTTATTCGAAAATTGGTCCAAAATGGAACGCCAGATTTTGATTACTTTTATCTCATTGGTCTCTCCACTTTAATGGCGACTCTGGGTTTGCTGCTTGATAGCAGTTCGATCGTGATTGGCAGTATGCTCATTGCGCCACTTATGTATCCTATCCTCGGTGTTTCTTTGGGTTTGGTAATGATGAACAACAACATCAAGTTGGTGCAGCGTGCCCTTTCTACTCTCTTGAAGTCTCTTGGTGCTGGACTTCTGTTGTCGGTGGTGGCTGCAGCTCTTTTTGGGACAAGCGATCCTGGTATGTTCACTACAGCTGAGGTAATGGCTCGCACTGAGCCACACTTCTTGCACCTTATTGTGGCAGTTGTGGCTGGTGCAGCCGTGGCATACATGCTCGCGCGGCCTGAGTGGAACGATGCGTTACCTGGTGTAGCGATCGCTGTTGCACTCGTACCACCGCTCGCAACTGTTGGTGTAGGTATTGCTGCACTTGATATGACTATCATTGCTGGCGCTGCAATGATTCTTATCTTGAACCTGTTCGGTATCATTTTGACCGCTATGCTTATTTTCCAGCTCATGAACCTGTCTGAGAAGGAGCATATCGCTGAATCTACAGTGAAGCGTGAAGAGGAAAAGTTGGAAGAAGAGAACAAGGTGATCGCTGAAGTTACAGAGCAGATAACCGAACAAAAGACTATGGAGAAACGTGTAATTAAAGAGGATATTACGGCTTCATGA
- a CDS encoding HAD family phosphatase: MKPVAFFDIDGTVFRSSLLIELVEQLIAEEVFPPEAALEYETELENWRSREGKYQEYIEAVIATFLKHIKGVHYSTFADIGRHVVDEQSRYVYRYTRDLIKKLKQEGYYIVAISQSPKTVLDEFCAEYGFDKVYGRFYEIGPQDQFTGKVLDEHLIQNKANIVKRVFERDQSLTEERSVAVGDTDGDIPLLESVSEPICFNPNQPLYAYAKRAKWPIIVERKDVIYHL, from the coding sequence ATGAAACCAGTAGCATTTTTTGATATCGACGGTACGGTCTTCCGTTCAAGCTTGCTTATTGAGCTGGTTGAACAACTGATCGCAGAAGAGGTCTTTCCACCAGAAGCAGCGCTTGAGTATGAAACAGAGCTTGAGAATTGGCGATCACGAGAAGGAAAGTATCAGGAGTATATCGAGGCAGTCATTGCAACCTTTTTAAAGCACATCAAGGGTGTGCACTACAGCACCTTTGCTGACATCGGCCGACACGTTGTAGATGAACAGAGTAGATATGTGTACCGGTACACGCGAGATCTGATCAAGAAGCTCAAGCAAGAGGGGTACTACATTGTTGCGATCTCACAATCACCAAAGACGGTACTTGATGAATTTTGTGCCGAATATGGTTTTGATAAAGTGTACGGCCGGTTTTATGAGATCGGCCCGCAAGACCAGTTTACCGGCAAAGTGCTTGATGAGCATTTGATACAGAATAAAGCCAATATCGTGAAGCGTGTCTTTGAGCGAGATCAGAGTTTGACCGAGGAACGCTCCGTTGCGGTTGGTGATACAGACGGTGATATCCCACTGCTTGAATCAGTTTCTGAACCGATCTGTTTCAATCCAAATCAACCGCTCTATGCGTACGCAAAGCGCGCAAAGTGGCCAATTATCGTGGAGCGGAAGGATGTTATCTATCATTTATAA
- a CDS encoding PspC domain-containing protein: protein MKRKKRLRRDQEKAVVGGVLAGLANYFDQDPVLFRIMAIVFLILTGVFPGLLFYLGAWIVMPKADNTDHFDYEVVE, encoded by the coding sequence ATGAAACGAAAGAAGCGGTTACGAAGAGATCAAGAGAAAGCGGTTGTTGGTGGTGTGTTGGCCGGGTTGGCAAACTACTTTGATCAGGATCCGGTATTATTCCGTATCATGGCGATCGTGTTTCTCATTTTGACCGGTGTCTTTCCGGGGTTACTTTTTTATCTGGGTGCTTGGATCGTGATGCCAAAAGCTGATAACACTGACCACTTCGACTACGAGGTGGTCGAGTAG
- a CDS encoding A/G-specific adenine glycosylase has product MNQKERRFVDTVWRHYHDHGRHDLPWRKTADPYRILVSELMLQQTQVDRVLSKYRSFLKEFPTARRLAAAPLGDVLRAWQGLGYNRRAKFLHQAAKEVVKNQKGKWPHDEPGLRSLPGVGSYTASAVMAFAYNEPVVLIETNVRQVFLQHFFARQKEVHDDNILKLVAKTLPHDNPREWYWALMDYGAHLKKEHGNINSKSKHYTKQSKFQGSDRQIRGAILRVLTHRGKLTKVQLEKLLQVELPDYDSGRVATQLARLKDEQMIHLKAGQLRLA; this is encoded by the coding sequence ATGAATCAAAAAGAGCGCAGGTTTGTTGATACCGTTTGGCGACACTATCACGATCATGGTCGTCATGATCTGCCATGGCGAAAGACCGCTGATCCCTATCGAATTTTGGTTTCTGAGCTCATGCTGCAGCAGACACAAGTTGACCGTGTCTTATCTAAGTACCGGTCTTTTTTGAAGGAGTTTCCTACGGCGCGGCGGCTTGCCGCCGCGCCACTTGGTGACGTACTCCGGGCTTGGCAAGGACTTGGGTACAATCGCCGGGCAAAGTTTTTACATCAAGCTGCCAAAGAGGTAGTGAAAAACCAGAAAGGGAAATGGCCACATGATGAGCCTGGCTTGCGGAGCTTGCCAGGCGTGGGCTCATACACAGCGTCTGCGGTGATGGCGTTTGCGTATAACGAACCAGTGGTGCTTATCGAGACCAATGTCAGACAAGTGTTTCTACAGCACTTTTTTGCAAGGCAGAAAGAGGTTCACGATGATAATATTTTAAAGCTCGTAGCCAAAACACTACCGCATGATAATCCACGAGAGTGGTACTGGGCACTGATGGACTATGGTGCACATCTAAAAAAAGAACACGGTAACATCAATAGTAAAAGCAAACATTACACTAAGCAGTCGAAGTTTCAGGGCAGTGATCGACAGATTCGTGGCGCGATTCTGCGCGTGTTGACACACAGAGGCAAGCTTACGAAAGTCCAGCTAGAAAAATTACTACAGGTCGAGCTTCCAGATTACGATAGCGGGCGAGTTGCTACGCAACTCGCCCGACTAAAGGATGAGCAGATGATACATCTAAAGGCAGGTCAACTTAGGCTCGCATAA
- a CDS encoding MFS transporter — protein MPRSAHYSLSTNKLPKRHLVPIYAASLLLVFHSFVVAYINSSFLQQFIKEEAVGTIYTIGSALSVLIFLFVSRVLRKVGNFKLTVTLLLCNFLAVIGMAFATELRVAIPLFLVHLITVPLIIFNLDVFMEEQIGNNETTTGSKRGLLLTLTSLIGAISPLVGGLLVDGSATTFTYPYVVSAVTLLPIIVILIFFFKDFSDPTYGEIDLFSAIRSFWRNLNIRYVLLAHFTLQVFFMMMVVYTPLFLTKHIGFSWAEFGIIMFFAQLAYVVLEYPIGLIADRYIGEKEMMGIGFLILIISTSWMSFVSVASILVWSIIMFTTRVGASLVEVTTESYFFKQTKSSDAQIISFFRVTRPLAYIFGALAGSLALLYIQEFGLIYIVFAALMIPAMFFTLNIEDSK, from the coding sequence ATGCCACGTTCTGCTCATTACAGTCTATCGACTAACAAACTGCCAAAACGGCACCTTGTGCCTATTTACGCCGCTTCCCTACTCTTAGTGTTTCACAGCTTTGTAGTTGCCTATATCAACTCATCCTTTTTACAACAGTTCATCAAAGAAGAAGCTGTCGGTACTATCTATACGATCGGCTCGGCGCTCAGCGTCCTTATCTTTCTCTTCGTATCGCGCGTACTCCGGAAGGTCGGCAATTTCAAATTGACAGTTACCCTCTTGCTCTGTAACTTCCTGGCGGTTATCGGCATGGCCTTTGCCACTGAGCTTCGCGTTGCCATCCCTCTGTTCCTCGTTCATTTAATCACCGTACCGTTGATCATTTTCAATCTCGATGTCTTCATGGAAGAACAGATCGGCAATAATGAAACCACGACCGGCAGCAAGCGCGGACTCCTCCTCACTCTCACCAGCCTCATTGGCGCTATTTCTCCGCTTGTTGGCGGTCTTTTGGTTGACGGTTCTGCCACTACCTTCACCTACCCATACGTAGTGAGCGCTGTAACACTTCTGCCGATCATAGTCATACTCATTTTTTTCTTTAAAGACTTTTCAGATCCTACCTATGGAGAAATCGACCTTTTCTCAGCCATCAGAAGTTTTTGGCGCAATCTCAACATCCGCTATGTCCTGTTGGCTCACTTTACACTGCAAGTCTTCTTTATGATGATGGTGGTGTACACACCACTCTTCCTAACTAAGCACATTGGCTTCTCTTGGGCTGAGTTTGGTATCATCATGTTCTTTGCACAGCTTGCGTACGTTGTGCTTGAGTACCCGATCGGGCTCATCGCAGATAGATACATTGGTGAAAAGGAAATGATGGGTATTGGTTTTCTTATCCTCATCATCTCTACTAGCTGGATGTCTTTTGTCTCTGTGGCCAGTATCTTGGTCTGGTCGATCATCATGTTTACGACTCGCGTTGGCGCTAGTCTCGTTGAGGTAACTACCGAAAGCTATTTCTTCAAGCAAACAAAAAGTAGCGACGCTCAGATCATCAGCTTTTTCCGCGTCACTCGCCCACTCGCCTACATTTTTGGAGCCTTGGCCGGCAGCCTTGCTCTCCTCTACATTCAAGAATTTGGTCTGATTTACATTGTCTTTGCTGCCCTCATGATCCCAGCAATGTTTTTTACCCTCAACATTGAAGATAGTAAATAA
- a CDS encoding ribonuclease J: protein MNTTENSQTRSASGTPERRPRNRRRVHTAGSRPPRRNNNNHPRSNGHHSSTKPTAGKPGAKKNGRRNGRRRNGGGQHRRRPDKAPALTHRLTTSDEKTTPIPELMDEDTVRIIPVSGVEEIGRNMNIIETKDDIIVIDAGFQFVSEESNAPGINYILPNTQYLEERKHKIRALVVTHGHLDHIGGIPFIMERIGNPPIYTQYLTSLMILKRQEEFPHMEPVQMNVVKEGETFTVGKTRIKTFPVTHSIPDAMGLAIETKHGDIVVTGDIKLVHEDGEVVVEERQEWEKIGQNKNLALLCDSTNADRGGFSATEARVFETLEEIIRNSTGRLIIGTFASQFDRLISVIKVCEELGKKVVMEGRSIKTNIDIALQAKLMEVDPKVFIPANDMNLYPADKIVILSTGAQGEQFAALMRMATDKHKFITLNERDTIVLSSSVIPGNEIAVQKLKDNIYRKNVKVVNYQGSHVHSSGHGNAGELIWVTQTLKPEFLIPVHGHHYHLKSHMYAAVENGFPRDHVVVPDNGTIIEIKNGTELTVLPMKIPNELLMVDGFTVGTRQEVVLRDRQTLAEDGMFVIIATVNTKNGKLRKSPDIISRGFVYLRENQQLLSEARVLIKKTVERQTEHMHPIDLELVKDELTDVVSGFLMQKTQKNPMVIPVLIGI, encoded by the coding sequence ATGAACACAACTGAAAATTCACAGACACGATCAGCGAGCGGAACACCTGAGCGACGACCACGTAATCGTCGTCGAGTTCACACAGCTGGCAGTCGGCCACCACGCCGCAATAACAACAACCACCCACGCAGCAATGGGCATCATTCTAGTACCAAGCCTACAGCAGGAAAGCCTGGTGCAAAGAAAAATGGTCGTCGCAATGGTCGTCGTCGCAATGGTGGTGGACAGCACCGCCGTCGCCCAGACAAGGCACCAGCACTAACTCATCGACTCACTACAAGCGATGAAAAAACTACACCGATCCCAGAACTCATGGATGAGGATACCGTGCGTATTATTCCTGTATCAGGCGTAGAAGAGATCGGCCGAAACATGAACATCATTGAAACCAAAGATGACATCATTGTCATCGACGCTGGTTTCCAGTTCGTGAGCGAAGAATCAAACGCACCTGGTATCAACTACATCCTGCCAAACACGCAGTATCTTGAAGAGCGCAAGCACAAGATCCGCGCGCTCGTCGTAACTCACGGTCACCTCGACCACATTGGTGGTATTCCATTCATTATGGAGCGTATCGGTAACCCACCGATCTACACACAGTACCTTACCTCGCTCATGATCCTGAAGCGTCAGGAAGAGTTTCCACACATGGAACCAGTGCAGATGAACGTAGTGAAAGAAGGTGAAACGTTTACTGTTGGTAAAACCCGCATCAAGACCTTCCCAGTTACACACTCTATTCCAGACGCGATGGGACTCGCGATCGAGACCAAGCACGGTGATATCGTAGTGACTGGTGACATTAAGCTCGTGCACGAAGACGGTGAAGTAGTGGTGGAAGAGCGCCAGGAATGGGAGAAGATCGGGCAAAACAAGAACCTCGCCCTTCTTTGTGACTCAACCAACGCAGACCGTGGTGGCTTCTCAGCCACTGAAGCTCGCGTGTTTGAGACACTCGAAGAAATCATTCGTAACTCAACTGGTCGTTTGATCATTGGTACGTTTGCGTCACAGTTTGATCGCCTTATCAGCGTGATCAAGGTGTGTGAAGAACTTGGCAAGAAGGTGGTGATGGAAGGCCGCAGCATCAAGACCAACATCGATATTGCACTGCAGGCGAAGCTTATGGAAGTTGACCCAAAGGTCTTCATTCCGGCGAACGACATGAACCTCTATCCAGCAGACAAGATCGTGATCCTTTCAACGGGTGCGCAAGGTGAGCAGTTTGCAGCGCTCATGCGAATGGCAACTGACAAACATAAGTTCATCACATTGAATGAACGTGATACGATCGTCCTCTCATCTTCCGTGATCCCTGGTAACGAGATCGCTGTTCAGAAGTTGAAAGACAATATCTACCGCAAGAACGTAAAGGTCGTGAACTACCAGGGCTCACACGTGCACTCTTCAGGACACGGTAATGCAGGTGAGCTTATTTGGGTAACTCAGACCCTTAAGCCAGAATTCTTGATCCCAGTTCACGGTCACCACTACCACCTCAAGAGCCACATGTATGCAGCGGTTGAGAACGGATTCCCGCGCGATCATGTGGTCGTACCAGACAACGGCACCATCATCGAGATCAAGAACGGCACCGAGCTCACTGTCCTCCCGATGAAGATCCCAAATGAACTCCTCATGGTAGACGGATTCACCGTAGGTACGCGCCAGGAAGTAGTGCTGCGCGACCGTCAGACACTCGCTGAAGATGGTATGTTCGTCATCATCGCAACAGTCAATACCAAGAACGGTAAGTTGCGTAAGTCACCGGACATTATCTCTCGTGGTTTTGTCTATCTTCGTGAAAATCAGCAACTGCTCTCAGAAGCGCGTGTACTGATCAAGAAGACGGTTGAGAGGCAGACTGAACACATGCATCCAATCGATCTTGAACTCGTGAAGGATGAACTTACAGATGTCGTTAGCGGATTCCTTATGCAGAAGACGCAAAAGAATCCAATGGTGATTCCGGTGCTGATCGGAATTTAA
- a CDS encoding peptide ABC transporter substrate-binding protein, which yields MNQTPGSSLSLFDRLLNLIETARGSDKFLLRLGLFAVIGTAIWLTLAFNQQHSEITPTRGGTITEGILGTPRFVNPALASTRADQDVTALVYSGLMKIAPDGMLVNDLAESITTSEDGLTYNIVLRRDVQFHDATPLTAHDVAYTIRLIQDPDLKSPLRGNWTDVVVEEIGEYELNIILEEAYAPFIENFTVGIMPAHAWSSLPIEQLPFSQLNTEPIGSGPFEIINATRDTSGLIEHYSLQAFRSNLSDPKIDSIELQFFQNEELLQQALHDHKIDATAYLTTDHIAPFLEEGYKLVEVALPRTFGIFFNQNRSTALRDPAVREALTAALNRDALIETALFGYGVPITNPTIAVSSSLESTSSIAETSTTTQNERAQDILIDGGWELNDDGLWEKEIDDAPVTLSFTLRTSNVPLFDAVLDAVTSQWQAIGIDVTTEQFEQTGLVQSVIRPRDFEALLFGVDMSRSYDLYPFWHSSQQDDPGLNIAQYANVEVDDFLETARTEQDETARQEALMQASNIIAKETPAIFLFQPTLTYVVDEKIDTAAMNNLGRAADRFSSVSEWHTESDSLWSHFRDDM from the coding sequence ATGAACCAGACACCCGGATCGTCGCTCTCGCTATTCGATCGACTCCTTAACCTTATTGAAACTGCGCGTGGTAGCGACAAGTTTCTGCTTCGCCTTGGACTATTTGCAGTCATTGGCACTGCAATTTGGCTGACCCTCGCATTCAATCAGCAACACTCTGAGATCACCCCGACTCGTGGTGGCACTATTACTGAAGGTATTTTGGGCACCCCACGCTTTGTGAACCCAGCGCTCGCTTCCACCCGAGCTGACCAAGATGTGACTGCGCTGGTATATAGCGGACTCATGAAGATCGCACCAGACGGTATGCTGGTCAATGACCTAGCAGAATCTATTACAACTTCCGAAGATGGACTCACCTACAACATCGTCTTACGTCGCGACGTACAGTTCCATGACGCAACACCACTTACTGCCCACGATGTTGCCTATACGATTCGACTCATCCAGGACCCGGACCTCAAGAGCCCACTACGCGGCAACTGGACTGACGTGGTCGTTGAAGAGATCGGTGAGTACGAGCTCAATATCATTCTTGAAGAAGCATACGCGCCATTCATTGAGAATTTTACCGTTGGTATAATGCCGGCACACGCATGGAGCAGTCTGCCGATCGAACAACTACCATTCAGTCAACTCAACACTGAACCGATCGGTTCAGGGCCGTTTGAGATCATCAATGCAACACGCGACACCTCTGGTTTGATCGAACATTACAGCCTCCAGGCTTTTCGAAGCAACCTTTCAGACCCAAAGATAGACTCCATTGAGTTGCAGTTTTTCCAGAATGAAGAATTGCTTCAGCAAGCACTGCACGACCACAAGATCGATGCAACTGCCTACCTAACAACAGATCATATTGCGCCGTTTTTGGAAGAAGGATACAAACTGGTTGAGGTCGCGCTACCGCGCACCTTTGGTATTTTCTTTAATCAAAACCGCTCAACTGCACTCCGCGATCCTGCCGTCCGAGAAGCATTGACAGCAGCCTTAAATCGAGACGCACTGATCGAAACAGCACTGTTTGGGTACGGTGTCCCCATCACAAACCCTACCATTGCAGTGAGTTCTTCGTTAGAATCAACGAGCAGCATTGCTGAAACCAGCACCACTACTCAAAACGAACGAGCGCAAGACATCCTGATCGACGGTGGCTGGGAACTCAATGATGATGGGCTCTGGGAGAAAGAGATCGATGACGCTCCTGTCACTCTCTCATTCACACTTCGAACAAGCAACGTGCCACTTTTTGATGCGGTGTTGGACGCCGTAACCTCACAATGGCAAGCCATTGGTATCGATGTGACCACTGAGCAATTTGAGCAAACTGGCCTTGTGCAGTCTGTCATCAGACCACGAGACTTTGAAGCGCTGTTATTTGGAGTTGATATGAGTCGTTCGTATGACCTGTATCCGTTCTGGCATTCATCGCAACAAGATGATCCTGGGCTCAACATTGCACAATACGCAAACGTTGAGGTGGATGATTTTCTTGAGACTGCACGCACAGAGCAAGACGAGACTGCACGGCAAGAAGCCCTTATGCAGGCAAGCAATATCATTGCAAAAGAGACACCAGCGATCTTCCTGTTTCAACCAACACTGACATACGTCGTGGATGAGAAGATAGACACCGCAGCTATGAACAACTTAGGACGAGCGGCTGATCGATTCAGCAGCGTGTCCGAGTGGCATACCGAAAGCGATTCGCTGTGGTCTCACTTCCGAGATGATATGTAA
- the secG gene encoding preprotein translocase subunit SecG, with protein MNIIQSVLPALPYIQIALSILLVAAILLQQRGSSLGGAFGGDNFSSAFHKRRGAELFLFKFSIGISILFVISTFLNILA; from the coding sequence ATGAATATTATCCAATCAGTGCTTCCAGCACTGCCGTATATCCAGATCGCACTCTCCATCCTACTCGTTGCCGCAATTCTCTTGCAGCAGCGCGGTTCAAGTTTGGGTGGCGCATTTGGTGGCGACAACTTCAGTTCTGCTTTTCATAAGCGTCGTGGCGCTGAGCTTTTCTTGTTCAAGTTTTCGATCGGGATCTCAATCCTCTTTGTGATCTCAACCTTCCTAAACATCCTCGCGTAA
- a CDS encoding co-chaperone GroES: protein MSEKSPIKPLADRVVVRPLTEEELGTVSASGIIIPDSAKKEKPEQGIVIAAGPGKWDEDGEKRIPLEVKEGDRVVFSKYGYDEVKFEDKEYFIVSEASILGIFNG, encoded by the coding sequence ATGTCAGAAAAAAGTCCGATCAAGCCACTTGCAGACCGTGTAGTGGTCCGACCACTCACTGAAGAGGAGTTAGGAACAGTCTCTGCCTCAGGCATCATCATTCCTGATTCTGCGAAGAAAGAAAAACCAGAACAGGGAATTGTGATCGCTGCTGGGCCTGGTAAGTGGGATGAAGATGGTGAAAAACGAATTCCACTTGAGGTAAAAGAAGGAGACCGGGTGGTGTTCTCTAAGTACGGCTACGATGAAGTGAAATTTGAAGACAAGGAGTACTTTATCGTGTCCGAAGCTTCCATTTTAGGTATTTTTAACGGCTAA